In the genome of Solibacillus silvestris, one region contains:
- a CDS encoding exodeoxyribonuclease III: MKFISWNVNGIRACVNKGFLDYFREMDADFFCLQETKCQVGQIDLQLEGYYQYWHSAVKKGYSGTAVFTKHEPLAVYYGIENEIAADEGRILTLEYENFYLVNTYTPNAKRDLTRLEERLLWEDRMRIYLKELDAKKPVIYCGDLNVAHSELDIKNVKSNIGNSGFTYEERGKMTDLLTSGFTDTFRHFHPDVTDHFTWWSYMAKVRERNIGWRIDYFIISDRLVEKIEEASIHSEILGSDHCPIVLKLKTV, encoded by the coding sequence ATGAAATTTATTTCGTGGAATGTGAATGGGATACGTGCATGTGTGAATAAAGGGTTTTTGGATTATTTTCGGGAAATGGATGCGGACTTTTTCTGTTTACAAGAAACAAAATGCCAGGTAGGACAAATTGATCTCCAACTAGAAGGATACTATCAATATTGGCATTCAGCAGTGAAAAAAGGCTACTCCGGTACAGCGGTATTTACGAAACACGAGCCGTTAGCTGTCTATTACGGCATTGAAAATGAAATTGCGGCAGATGAAGGCCGAATCCTTACATTGGAGTATGAAAACTTTTATTTAGTGAATACATACACACCGAATGCAAAAAGAGATTTAACTCGTTTGGAGGAACGGCTGCTTTGGGAAGACCGAATGAGAATATATTTAAAGGAACTTGATGCGAAAAAGCCCGTCATTTATTGTGGAGATTTAAATGTTGCCCATAGTGAACTGGATATTAAAAATGTGAAATCCAATATCGGTAATTCCGGATTTACATATGAAGAGCGCGGAAAGATGACAGACTTACTCACAAGTGGGTTTACAGATACGTTTCGTCATTTCCATCCGGATGTAACCGACCACTTTACATGGTGGAGTTACATGGCGAAAGTACGTGAGCGAAATATCGGCTGGCGCATCGACTACTTTATTATCTCTGACCGACTAGTTGAAAAAATAGAGGAAGCATCTATACATTCAGAAATTTTAG
- the murB gene encoding UDP-N-acetylenolpyruvoylglucosamine reductase (catalyzes the reduction of UDP-N-acetylglucosamine enolpyruvate to form UDP-N-acetylmuramate in peptidoglycan biosynthesis), with protein sequence MTIQQWENDLLQWIPSTNIKINETLKKYTMTKLGGKADILVLPNTEEQAAAVVKYAYENNVPLLMLGNGSNMVVRDGGVRGIVLHFALLDEIRIEGNMVYAQSGALIKEVSKQVAAKSLTGFEFACGIPGSIGGAMAMNAGAYGGEVKDIVTSCRVLTPEGKILELNNEQLELSYRKSIIAKKGYLVLSATFQLAQGDQQQIDEKIADLTFQRESKQPLEYPSAGSVFKRPPGYFAGKLIQDSELQGKGVGGAEVSTKHAGFIVNKNNATAKDYIDTIQMVQRVVKEKFDIDLEMEVKIVGED encoded by the coding sequence ATGACAATTCAACAGTGGGAAAATGATTTATTACAATGGATTCCTTCAACTAATATAAAAATAAATGAAACACTAAAAAAATATACGATGACAAAACTTGGCGGTAAGGCAGATATTTTAGTGCTGCCGAATACAGAAGAGCAAGCAGCAGCTGTCGTTAAGTATGCGTATGAAAATAATGTGCCGCTACTCATGCTGGGGAACGGGTCTAATATGGTCGTTCGTGATGGTGGTGTCCGTGGAATCGTCCTGCATTTTGCCTTATTGGATGAAATTCGCATTGAAGGTAATATGGTTTATGCGCAAAGTGGTGCATTGATTAAAGAAGTGTCAAAACAAGTTGCAGCTAAAAGTTTAACTGGGTTTGAATTTGCATGCGGTATTCCAGGTTCGATCGGAGGAGCAATGGCGATGAATGCCGGTGCTTATGGTGGTGAGGTTAAAGATATCGTCACATCTTGTAGAGTACTGACACCGGAAGGAAAGATTCTTGAGCTGAATAACGAACAACTGGAGCTTTCTTACCGTAAAAGTATTATTGCAAAAAAAGGATATCTCGTGCTGTCAGCTACGTTCCAATTAGCGCAAGGCGATCAACAGCAAATCGATGAAAAAATTGCTGATTTAACATTCCAGCGTGAATCGAAGCAACCCCTCGAATATCCTTCAGCAGGCAGTGTATTTAAACGTCCACCAGGTTATTTTGCAGGTAAGCTCATTCAGGATAGTGAATTGCAAGGTAAGGGTGTTGGTGGGGCCGAGGTTTCTACAAAGCATGCAGGATTTATCGTCAATAAAAACAATGCTACGGCAAAAGACTATATCGATACAATTCAAATGGTACAGCGTGTCGTAAAAGAGAAGTTCGATATCGATTTGGAAATGGAAGTAAAAATCGTCGGTGAAGACTAA
- a CDS encoding HxlR family transcriptional regulator has product MKESALCPRLSKAMELVGKRWTALIIYQLLEGPQRFNAIEAALPISGRLLSERLKELEKEGIVERKVYSEVPVRVEYNLTDKGLSLEQTVREIEIWAKTWL; this is encoded by the coding sequence ATGAAAGAATCAGCGCTATGTCCGCGTCTATCGAAAGCAATGGAGCTTGTTGGGAAACGCTGGACAGCTTTAATTATTTATCAATTGTTGGAAGGACCTCAACGTTTCAATGCGATCGAAGCAGCATTGCCGATTAGTGGACGCTTATTGTCGGAGCGTTTAAAGGAACTCGAAAAAGAAGGAATTGTTGAACGTAAAGTATACTCAGAAGTACCGGTTCGTGTAGAGTATAATTTAACAGATAAAGGGCTTTCCCTTGAACAAACTGTTAGAGAAATTGAGATCTGGGCGAAAACTTGGTTATAA
- a CDS encoding FMN-dependent NADH-azoreductase (FMN-dependent; requires NADH; catalyzes the cleavage of azo bond in aromatic azo compounds) → MTNVLVVKANNRPDGVSTKMYETFIAEVANNEGLNVTTFDVFEENMPYFGQELFNAFGKAQAGEELSAIQEGSLAAFNKSREALTAADVVVFAFPLWNLTIPAALQSFIDYTYGAGYSFKYNEQGQLVSLMTDKKYIVLNARGGIYSTPQANASEMSVNYINAVIGGVYGMEKIDEVIIEGHASNPAGAEQIIADGLEKVKAAAQNLAKVTA, encoded by the coding sequence ATGACAAACGTATTAGTAGTAAAAGCAAATAACCGCCCAGATGGCGTATCAACAAAAATGTATGAAACATTCATTGCTGAAGTAGCGAATAATGAAGGTTTAAACGTAACAACTTTTGACGTATTTGAAGAGAATATGCCATATTTCGGTCAAGAATTATTCAACGCTTTCGGTAAAGCACAAGCAGGCGAAGAATTATCAGCAATCCAAGAAGGTTCTTTAGCTGCTTTCAATAAGTCTCGTGAAGCATTAACAGCTGCTGATGTAGTAGTATTTGCATTCCCATTATGGAACTTAACAATCCCAGCTGCATTACAATCATTCATTGATTACACATACGGTGCTGGCTATTCATTTAAATATAACGAACAAGGTCAATTAGTAAGCTTAATGACGGACAAAAAATATATCGTATTAAACGCTCGTGGCGGTATTTACTCAACACCACAAGCAAACGCATCAGAAATGTCAGTAAATTATATTAATGCAGTTATTGGTGGCGTATATGGCATGGAAAAAATTGATGAAGTTATTATCGAAGGTCATGCTTCAAATCCAGCGGGCGCTGAACAAATTATCGCTGACGGTCTAGAAAAAGTAAAAGCTGCAGCGCAAAATTTAGCAAAAGTAACAGCATAA
- a CDS encoding disulfide bond formation protein DsbA: protein MKIEVWSDYVCPFCYIGKKQLEIALDELGYGDAIEVAYKSYLLDPSTPVDTTSSVYEELSRKYQISLDEVKKMTANVTARAKEVGLEYNFDEMKSANTVKAHRLAKWAETEGKEKEFTERVLKAYFLEGEAIGQTDVLLTLAEEVGLSAEKARQVIESNEYLEQVEQDIAVAQNLGVRGVPFFVIDNKYGISGAQPQEVFEQTIEKAAQEMGLRKPLKMQGVDGAACTDDSCDI, encoded by the coding sequence ATGAAAATCGAAGTATGGTCTGATTATGTATGTCCTTTTTGCTATATCGGCAAAAAACAGTTAGAAATCGCATTAGATGAACTTGGGTATGGAGATGCGATTGAAGTAGCATATAAAAGCTATTTATTGGATCCTTCCACACCAGTTGATACAACAAGCTCTGTCTATGAAGAATTGTCACGAAAATACCAGATTTCATTAGATGAAGTGAAGAAGATGACAGCAAATGTTACAGCACGTGCCAAAGAAGTAGGGCTTGAGTACAATTTTGATGAAATGAAAAGTGCTAACACTGTAAAAGCGCACCGTTTAGCGAAATGGGCTGAAACAGAAGGAAAAGAAAAAGAGTTCACCGAGCGTGTGTTAAAAGCCTACTTTTTAGAAGGTGAAGCAATCGGGCAAACTGATGTGTTACTGACATTAGCAGAAGAAGTCGGGTTATCGGCTGAAAAAGCACGACAAGTGATCGAGAGCAATGAGTATTTGGAGCAAGTTGAGCAAGATATTGCGGTTGCTCAAAATCTTGGTGTACGAGGCGTACCTTTCTTTGTTATTGATAATAAGTACGGTATTTCAGGTGCACAGCCACAGGAAGTGTTTGAGCAAACAATCGAAAAGGCAGCACAGGAAATGGGTTTACGTAAGCCTTTAAAAATGCAAGGTGTAGACGGGGCTGCGTGTACCGATGATTCTTGTGATATTTAA
- a CDS encoding (2Fe-2S)-binding protein, translating into MKQSLWLPTHSEFSAPTLQESINCDICIIGGGISGIYTAYSLAKEGLQVVLIEAMPQFSQGTTGYSTGKLTVQHNVIYSKLNEEDGKIYYEANKQAIEQAVSESSTSFTRATSYVYTATPQGKEQLLNEAESYKKIGIPFVATKDIELSVPVELALGIKNEGQINPVEFTNTYVHLARKHGAQLYLNTRVTKLEMSKNCLHTSNDHTVHYKKLILCTHYPIESIRQLYSMKLQIKRSYLTATKYSQLLEGQYLSVDAQSRTIRTALIDNQPYFIYGGQSHTAGSTSDTDPFYDTLQHELTTDFELPPYEYGWSAQDIMTADQIPYIGQLSPSDDSLYIATGFNKWGLSSSLVAGTLLTDLIKRIANPAAALFSPDRSNFGKTFYFMLQTGGMIGKELVKGYIDRPDAPKCTHLGCKTRWNVADDTWDCPCHGSRYNAKGEVIEGPAVYPLKMKKSGNS; encoded by the coding sequence TTGAAACAATCTCTATGGCTTCCAACACATTCAGAATTTTCTGCTCCAACACTTCAAGAATCGATTAACTGCGATATCTGTATTATCGGTGGGGGGATTAGCGGTATTTATACAGCCTATTCACTTGCTAAAGAGGGGCTGCAAGTTGTGCTAATTGAAGCAATGCCTCAGTTTTCACAAGGTACAACAGGCTATTCTACAGGGAAATTAACAGTACAGCATAATGTCATTTACTCAAAACTTAATGAAGAAGACGGGAAAATTTACTACGAGGCAAATAAACAGGCTATCGAACAAGCTGTTTCCGAAAGTAGCACCAGCTTTACCCGAGCTACTTCTTATGTTTATACAGCTACCCCTCAAGGAAAAGAGCAGCTTTTAAACGAGGCGGAAAGCTATAAAAAAATTGGGATTCCATTTGTTGCTACAAAGGACATCGAACTTTCGGTTCCTGTAGAACTTGCGCTCGGCATTAAAAATGAAGGTCAGATCAATCCTGTCGAGTTCACAAATACGTATGTTCATTTAGCAAGAAAACATGGAGCACAACTTTATTTAAATACGCGAGTCACTAAATTAGAAATGTCCAAAAATTGTCTTCATACAAGCAATGACCATACTGTCCATTATAAAAAGCTAATTTTATGTACACATTACCCGATTGAATCAATCCGTCAGCTTTATTCGATGAAGCTGCAAATTAAACGGTCCTACTTAACTGCAACAAAATATTCACAACTGTTAGAAGGGCAATATTTAAGCGTTGATGCTCAAAGCCGTACAATTCGAACGGCACTTATCGATAATCAGCCGTACTTTATCTATGGCGGGCAATCGCATACAGCAGGGTCCACAAGTGATACAGACCCGTTTTACGATACATTGCAGCATGAACTAACAACAGATTTTGAACTTCCTCCATATGAATATGGCTGGAGTGCCCAGGATATTATGACTGCAGACCAAATTCCTTACATCGGCCAGCTTTCCCCAAGCGATGACAGTTTGTATATTGCAACGGGTTTCAATAAATGGGGGCTTTCCTCATCGCTTGTTGCAGGAACATTGCTTACAGATCTTATTAAAAGAATTGCAAACCCGGCAGCTGCTTTATTCTCACCGGACCGTTCGAATTTCGGAAAGACTTTTTACTTTATGCTGCAAACGGGCGGAATGATCGGAAAAGAGCTTGTAAAAGGCTATATCGACAGACCGGATGCGCCTAAGTGTACACACCTCGGCTGTAAAACAAGATGGAATGTAGCTGATGATACATGGGATTGTCCATGTCATGGATCCCGGTACAACGCAAAAGGCGAAGTCATCGAAGGCCCTGCCGTCTATCCGTTAAAAATGAAAAAATCCGGTAACTCTTAA
- a CDS encoding manganese-dependent inorganic pyrophosphatase (catalyzes the hydrolysis of pyrophosphate to phosphate) yields MSKTLVFGHKNPDTDTITSAIVYAYLKQQLGVDAEAVRLGELNNETKYALEKFNFEAPRLIANVKDEAAHVILVDHNEFQQSADGIEDVQITEVIDHHRIANFTTADPLYFRAEPVGCTATILNKLFKENNVEIPANIAGLMLSAIISDTLLFKSPTCTEQDVKAGEELAAIANVDTAQYGLAMLKAGADLSDKSLEDLLSLDAKGFEFGEYKATVAQVNAVDIEDVLGRQEELENLLNKNIADNGLDLFFFVVTDILNNDSTAVAAGQVAEEAAKAFGATIVNGRISLPGVVSRKKQIVPVLTENLK; encoded by the coding sequence ATGAGTAAAACATTAGTTTTCGGACATAAAAATCCAGATACAGATACAATTACTTCAGCAATTGTTTATGCATACTTAAAACAACAATTAGGTGTGGATGCAGAAGCAGTTCGTCTTGGAGAATTAAATAATGAAACAAAGTATGCACTGGAAAAATTCAACTTTGAAGCACCGCGTCTAATTGCGAACGTAAAAGACGAAGCGGCACATGTAATTTTGGTGGACCACAATGAGTTCCAGCAATCGGCAGATGGAATTGAAGACGTACAAATCACGGAAGTAATCGATCATCACCGTATTGCGAACTTTACAACAGCTGATCCGCTCTATTTCCGTGCGGAGCCTGTAGGTTGTACAGCGACAATTTTAAATAAATTATTTAAAGAAAATAATGTGGAAATTCCGGCTAATATTGCGGGTTTAATGCTTTCTGCAATTATTTCAGATACATTATTATTCAAATCACCGACATGCACAGAGCAAGATGTAAAAGCTGGTGAAGAATTGGCAGCCATTGCAAATGTTGATACTGCACAATATGGTTTAGCTATGCTAAAAGCAGGTGCGGACCTTTCAGATAAGTCATTGGAAGATTTATTGTCATTGGATGCAAAAGGCTTTGAATTTGGTGAATATAAAGCGACGGTTGCCCAAGTAAACGCAGTGGATATCGAGGACGTTCTTGGTCGCCAAGAAGAGCTTGAAAACTTATTGAACAAAAATATTGCGGATAACGGCCTTGATTTATTCTTCTTCGTTGTAACGGATATTTTAAACAATGATTCAACAGCAGTAGCAGCTGGACAAGTTGCCGAAGAAGCAGCGAAAGCCTTTGGTGCAACAATTGTCAACGGTCGCATCAGCTTGCCTGGCGTTGTATCACGAAAAAAACAAATCGTTCCAGTATTAACGGAAAACTTAAAATAA
- a CDS encoding transcriptional regulator: MTICENIKKKFIRLSKGQRKVAQFVMDNPNIVWTNTASEVGRLADVSESTVIRFCYSMDLAGFSELQDKLKEHLMEKGEASEVKQAMPVKKIRNHIGADIVKKDIANISKTFNQLKEQDVEEVVQLLHTAKKIHFLGFRQSTPVAFWMYSNVNRLRDHVHFIPHEADKIAQQVAYMDEDSLLFIISLDEEYEDMATIVEIAKRKNVKIVAIRNKELTTQEEPANPVLIVPNTKESGITCTIAVFSLLHILVESMVDQNPKQYEQYTKNTKSALKTSNFIAIS; this comes from the coding sequence TTGACTATTTGTGAAAATATTAAAAAGAAGTTTATTCGCCTTTCTAAGGGGCAGCGGAAAGTTGCTCAGTTTGTAATGGATAATCCGAATATTGTGTGGACAAATACCGCCTCCGAAGTAGGAAGATTAGCGGATGTAAGTGAATCGACTGTAATAAGATTTTGCTATTCAATGGATTTAGCAGGTTTTAGTGAGCTCCAAGATAAACTGAAGGAACATTTAATGGAGAAAGGTGAAGCAAGCGAAGTTAAACAAGCGATGCCTGTTAAAAAAATCCGAAATCACATTGGGGCAGACATTGTAAAAAAAGATATCGCCAACATTTCAAAAACTTTCAACCAACTAAAAGAGCAGGATGTTGAAGAAGTTGTGCAATTATTACATACAGCAAAAAAAATCCACTTTTTAGGTTTCAGACAATCGACACCAGTTGCATTTTGGATGTACAGCAATGTCAATAGGTTACGAGACCACGTTCATTTTATTCCCCATGAGGCAGACAAAATTGCACAGCAGGTTGCATATATGGATGAAGACTCCTTGCTTTTCATTATATCGCTTGATGAAGAATATGAAGATATGGCGACAATAGTAGAGATTGCTAAAAGAAAAAATGTGAAAATTGTCGCAATCCGCAATAAAGAGCTTACTACTCAAGAGGAACCGGCTAACCCCGTACTCATCGTTCCTAATACAAAAGAATCCGGAATCACATGTACAATTGCGGTTTTCTCTCTTTTACATATATTAGTGGAATCGATGGTAGATCAAAACCCGAAACAATATGAGCAGTATACTAAAAACACAAAAAGCGCTTTGAAGACATCGAATTTTATAGCAATCAGCTAA
- a CDS encoding MFS transporter, which yields MSVGTNEQKPLSRNKLLRIAGVGWMFDAMDVGILSFIIAALAVDWGLNSSQMGWIASVNSIGMAVGAVLFGVLADKVGRKQIFMWTLIIFSVASGLSAFTTTLTLFLILRFFVGMGLGGELPVASTLVSESVKAEERGRVVVLLESFWAGGWLIAALIAYFVIPAEFWPLEGWRVALLITAIPALYAIYIRMKLPDSPQFRVKEESKKRSVFQNIATLWEKKYARSTLMLWVLWFAVVFSYYGMFLWLPSVMVGKGFDLISSFKYVLIMTLAQLPGYFTAAWFIEKFGRKFVLVTYLLGTAASAFVFGGAETIETLLISGMLLSFFNLGAWGALYAYTPEQYPAIVRGTGAGMAAAIGRVGGIFGPLLVGTLLTKGYDISFIFAIFCVAIVIGVLAVIFLGKETKQTELQ from the coding sequence ATGTCAGTGGGAACAAATGAACAAAAGCCCTTATCACGTAATAAACTTTTACGTATAGCAGGGGTTGGATGGATGTTCGATGCAATGGATGTTGGAATACTATCCTTTATCATTGCAGCACTTGCGGTTGACTGGGGATTGAATAGTAGTCAAATGGGTTGGATTGCAAGTGTAAACTCCATCGGTATGGCAGTAGGTGCGGTGTTATTTGGTGTACTTGCAGATAAAGTTGGGCGTAAACAAATTTTTATGTGGACATTAATAATTTTCTCCGTTGCGAGTGGATTATCCGCTTTTACGACAACGTTAACGCTCTTTTTAATATTACGTTTCTTTGTTGGAATGGGGCTTGGCGGGGAATTACCGGTTGCTTCGACACTTGTATCTGAAAGCGTAAAAGCTGAAGAACGCGGAAGAGTTGTTGTTTTACTTGAAAGTTTTTGGGCTGGAGGCTGGCTAATTGCTGCGCTTATTGCCTATTTCGTTATACCGGCTGAATTTTGGCCACTAGAAGGCTGGCGAGTTGCATTATTAATTACGGCAATTCCTGCACTTTATGCAATTTATATAAGAATGAAATTACCGGACTCTCCACAGTTCAGGGTAAAAGAGGAATCGAAAAAACGTTCAGTATTTCAAAATATCGCAACATTATGGGAGAAAAAGTATGCACGTTCTACACTAATGCTTTGGGTTTTATGGTTTGCAGTTGTATTTTCATATTATGGCATGTTTTTATGGTTACCAAGTGTAATGGTTGGCAAAGGATTTGATTTAATATCAAGTTTTAAATATGTATTAATTATGACTTTAGCCCAATTACCAGGTTATTTTACAGCTGCTTGGTTTATCGAAAAGTTTGGGCGGAAATTTGTATTAGTTACATATTTATTAGGTACTGCAGCAAGTGCCTTTGTGTTCGGTGGTGCAGAAACGATCGAAACATTATTAATTTCGGGTATGTTGCTTTCATTCTTTAACTTGGGAGCATGGGGTGCTTTATATGCCTATACACCTGAGCAATATCCGGCAATCGTACGTGGAACGGGAGCTGGTATGGCGGCAGCAATAGGTCGAGTTGGAGGTATTTTCGGTCCGTTATTAGTGGGGACACTGCTGACAAAAGGTTATGATATTAGCTTTATTTTCGCTATTTTCTGTGTAGCCATCGTTATTGGTGTATTAGCGGTTATTTTTTTAGGTAAAGAAACGAAGCAAACAGAATTACAATAG
- a CDS encoding threonine synthase (catalyzes the formation of L-threonine from O-phospho-L-homoserine), translating into MWKGLIEEYKQYLPVTENTPALSLNEGNTPLIPLVNLSKELGIELYGKIEGANPTGSFKDRGMVFAVAKAIEEGSKVVICASTGNTSAAAAAYAARAGIQSIVVIPKGKVALGKLAQACMYGAKIIEIDGNFDDALNIVRKIGENTPIALVNSVNPYRIEGQKTAAFEIVDQLGQAPDYLCIPVGNAGNITAYWKGFKEYNEAKQSGLPKMYGFEAEGAAAIVQGAPIANPETVATAIRIGNPASWKFAETARDESGGLIDAVTDEEILEAYKLIANKEGIFVEPGSAASLAGVIKSVKAGKIAAGSRVVTIFTGNGLKDPDTAMNVSTVDLVSLQNDEQEIRNYIEGVFSL; encoded by the coding sequence ATGTGGAAAGGTCTTATCGAAGAATATAAACAGTACCTACCTGTTACTGAAAATACACCTGCTTTATCACTAAATGAAGGAAATACACCACTAATCCCGTTAGTAAATTTATCAAAAGAGCTCGGAATTGAGTTATACGGAAAAATCGAAGGCGCTAACCCAACCGGATCTTTTAAAGACCGTGGTATGGTATTTGCTGTTGCAAAAGCAATTGAAGAAGGTTCTAAAGTTGTTATTTGTGCATCTACAGGCAATACATCCGCTGCTGCAGCGGCATATGCGGCACGTGCAGGCATTCAGTCTATCGTTGTCATTCCAAAAGGCAAAGTAGCACTCGGAAAATTGGCACAAGCATGCATGTACGGTGCAAAGATTATTGAAATTGACGGTAACTTTGATGATGCATTAAATATTGTTCGCAAAATTGGGGAAAATACTCCTATCGCACTTGTTAACTCTGTAAACCCATATCGTATTGAAGGTCAAAAAACAGCTGCGTTTGAAATTGTCGACCAACTTGGTCAAGCACCTGACTACTTATGTATTCCTGTAGGAAACGCAGGGAATATTACAGCTTACTGGAAAGGCTTTAAAGAATATAATGAAGCAAAACAAAGCGGTCTTCCTAAAATGTATGGGTTTGAAGCAGAAGGTGCCGCTGCAATCGTGCAGGGTGCTCCCATTGCAAATCCGGAAACAGTAGCAACAGCGATTCGTATCGGAAATCCAGCAAGCTGGAAGTTCGCTGAAACAGCTCGTGATGAGTCAGGCGGTCTAATTGATGCTGTAACAGATGAAGAAATTTTAGAAGCTTATAAACTAATTGCCAACAAAGAGGGGATCTTTGTGGAGCCGGGTTCAGCTGCTTCATTAGCTGGTGTCATTAAATCTGTAAAAGCCGGTAAAATTGCTGCAGGCAGTCGTGTTGTTACAATCTTTACAGGAAACGGCTTAAAAGACCCGGATACAGCGATGAATGTTTCAACTGTTGACCTTGTTTCTTTACAAAATGACGAGCAGGAAATCCGTAATTATATCGAGGGCGTATTTAGTCTATGA
- a CDS encoding homoserine kinase codes for MSKKWQIKVPGSTANLGPGFDSIGLGLSLYLTLDVTLQNEWEFMHIGDNVPSDTTVDTHLIYTIAQQVAQQYNATLPPCKVEMTSELPLARGIGSSAAAIVGAIELANILGDLKLSQQDKLNISSQIEGHPDNATASVLGGLTISSMDEAGIVDTLHIQEMDAAFVVLIPNIELKTAASRGVLPEHLKRSYAVRASANANMLAASLIAKDYERIGRYMEADLFHEPFRANLIPAYKEIREAAKKAGAYGTALSGAGPTLISMIPLALSEQFTSSMQQQFPEHQVVVTTASPSGSTVTAY; via the coding sequence ATGAGTAAAAAGTGGCAAATCAAAGTTCCTGGCAGTACAGCAAATTTAGGCCCTGGATTTGATTCCATTGGCCTTGGACTATCACTCTATTTAACATTGGATGTCACATTACAAAATGAGTGGGAATTTATGCATATTGGTGACAATGTGCCTTCTGATACGACAGTCGACACACATTTAATTTATACAATTGCACAACAGGTAGCACAGCAATATAATGCAACGCTGCCTCCATGTAAAGTTGAGATGACTAGCGAGCTTCCCCTTGCTCGTGGTATTGGCAGCAGCGCGGCAGCAATCGTGGGTGCTATTGAATTAGCCAATATTTTAGGGGATCTGAAATTATCGCAACAGGATAAGCTGAACATTTCATCTCAAATTGAAGGACATCCTGATAACGCAACCGCTTCGGTATTGGGCGGGTTGACGATTTCCTCAATGGACGAAGCCGGAATTGTCGACACACTACATATTCAGGAAATGGATGCAGCATTCGTTGTATTGATCCCGAATATCGAACTTAAAACAGCAGCATCACGCGGTGTTTTACCGGAGCACCTGAAACGTAGCTATGCAGTGCGTGCGAGCGCCAATGCGAATATGCTAGCAGCTTCCCTGATTGCAAAGGATTATGAGCGGATCGGACGTTATATGGAAGCAGACCTTTTCCATGAGCCTTTCCGAGCAAACCTTATTCCTGCTTATAAAGAAATTCGCGAAGCAGCAAAAAAGGCCGGAGCATATGGAACTGCTTTAAGTGGTGCCGGACCAACATTAATCTCGATGATCCCGCTTGCTTTATCCGAACAGTTTACCTCCTCAATGCAACAACAGTTTCCGGAACACCAAGTCGTAGTGACAACTGCTTCACCATCCGGCTCCACTGTCACAGCTTATTAA